A stretch of Veillonellales bacterium DNA encodes these proteins:
- a CDS encoding dihydroorotase translates to MKLLLKGGRIINPVENVDHIGDILIEAGRITAMGADLPADGAQVYDARGFVVAPGLVDMHVHLREPGLEAKEDVASGTRSAAAGGFTTVACMPNTKPVVDSSILVAGLLQRGQSEGVVNLKVIGALSKGEEGKEMAEIGDMLLAGAVAISDDGHYVDNARLLRNSMEYITAFGRPIISHAEDEALAGEGFMHEGAVSAMLGIKGRPSVAEDIAVSRDILLAEYTGASLHIAHVSSKGAVELIRQAKKRGVKVTAEATPHHLTLTDEAVTGFDTATKVNPPLRSRDHVEALRAGLKDGTIDAIATDHAPHAFEEKDQEYPFAPSGFSGLETAVGVVLTGLYHTGEFTLPELIYKMSTAPARILGIEAGVLKVGAAADITVIDPDKEWIVNSDTFYTKGKSTPFLGKRLKGKAVATIVGGKVIMENGEVVA, encoded by the coding sequence TTGAAATTACTGCTTAAGGGTGGCCGGATTATAAACCCGGTGGAAAATGTTGATCATATTGGGGATATTCTCATTGAAGCTGGCCGTATTACCGCCATGGGAGCAGATTTGCCGGCCGACGGGGCGCAAGTTTATGACGCCAGGGGATTTGTCGTTGCCCCCGGGCTTGTAGATATGCATGTGCATTTGCGTGAGCCGGGGCTTGAGGCCAAAGAAGATGTTGCGTCAGGAACCCGTTCGGCAGCGGCCGGCGGCTTTACTACTGTCGCCTGTATGCCGAATACGAAGCCGGTTGTGGACAGTTCTATTTTGGTAGCTGGCCTGCTGCAGCGGGGACAAAGCGAGGGCGTAGTAAATTTAAAAGTTATTGGCGCTTTAAGCAAAGGGGAAGAAGGCAAGGAAATGGCTGAAATTGGCGATATGCTGCTTGCCGGAGCCGTGGCTATTTCCGATGACGGGCATTACGTTGATAATGCCCGTCTGCTTCGGAACTCGATGGAATATATCACCGCGTTTGGCCGCCCGATTATTTCCCATGCGGAGGACGAAGCTCTGGCCGGTGAGGGCTTTATGCATGAAGGCGCTGTTTCCGCCATGCTGGGAATTAAGGGGCGTCCTTCGGTAGCGGAAGATATTGCGGTGTCCCGGGATATTTTATTGGCTGAATATACCGGAGCTTCGCTCCATATTGCTCATGTCAGCAGTAAAGGAGCGGTAGAATTGATTCGTCAGGCCAAAAAGCGGGGGGTCAAGGTTACGGCGGAGGCGACACCCCATCATCTTACGTTAACCGACGAAGCGGTGACGGGATTTGATACTGCCACGAAAGTTAATCCGCCTCTGCGGTCCCGGGATCATGTTGAGGCACTGCGGGCCGGATTGAAGGACGGTACAATTGACGCTATTGCGACGGATCATGCTCCCCATGCTTTTGAAGAAAAAGATCAGGAGTACCCGTTCGCGCCAAGCGGCTTCTCCGGCTTGGAAACTGCAGTGGGGGTTGTGTTGACCGGTTTGTACCATACGGGAGAGTTTACTCTGCCGGAATTGATTTACAAGATGTCAACTGCACCGGCCAGGATCCTGGGGATTGAGGCCGGAGTATTGAAGGTGGGCGCCGCGGCGGACATAACCGTTATTGACCCGGATAAGGAATGGATAGTAAATAGTGATACTTTTTATACAAAAGGGAAATCTACACCTTTCCTGGGGAAACGATTAAAGGGGAAAGCGGTGGCCACTATTGTCGGCGGTAAAGTGATTATGGAAAATGGTGAGGTGGTTGCATGA
- a CDS encoding aspartate carbamoyltransferase catalytic subunit, whose amino-acid sequence MTKSQVSIRGKNILGLEAMSVEEMELILHTAKEMKGIIGRDIKKVPTLRGKSIINLFFEPSTRTRTSFELAGKYLGADVVNITTGASSVVKGESLRDTLLTVEAMGVDAIVMRHSAEGAAHYAAQTVSPVIINAGDGAHAHPTQGLLDMFTIKERKGTLKGLKVAIIGDVLHSRVARSDIWGLQKMGAEVHLAGPQTLMPRDIEQAGVQVHNRVEEAVEGADVVNVLRIQLERQKRGLFPTVREYARIFGINRQRLALAKPDVVLMHPGPMNRGLEIAPDIAYGEQSSIQEQVKNGLAVRMAALFLVLMGGKEIEITA is encoded by the coding sequence ATGACCAAGAGCCAGGTGTCAATTCGGGGAAAGAACATCTTAGGGTTGGAAGCTATGTCGGTAGAGGAAATGGAACTTATTCTCCATACTGCCAAGGAAATGAAGGGGATAATCGGACGGGATATTAAAAAAGTGCCTACCCTGAGGGGGAAATCGATTATTAATCTTTTTTTTGAGCCCAGTACCCGTACCCGTACTTCTTTTGAATTAGCCGGAAAATATCTGGGGGCGGATGTGGTAAACATCACGACTGGTGCCAGCAGCGTAGTGAAAGGAGAAAGTTTGCGTGATACGCTTCTGACCGTGGAAGCGATGGGAGTGGATGCCATTGTTATGCGCCATTCGGCCGAGGGAGCAGCCCATTATGCGGCGCAGACAGTCAGTCCGGTGATCATCAATGCCGGCGACGGCGCTCACGCACACCCTACTCAGGGATTGCTGGATATGTTTACGATAAAAGAACGCAAGGGAACATTAAAAGGTCTTAAGGTGGCAATTATTGGCGATGTTCTCCACAGCCGGGTTGCCCGTTCCGACATCTGGGGATTACAGAAAATGGGAGCGGAAGTGCATTTGGCAGGACCTCAGACATTAATGCCCCGGGACATTGAGCAGGCGGGGGTTCAAGTTCATAACCGGGTGGAGGAAGCTGTTGAAGGAGCGGATGTGGTGAATGTGCTGCGCATACAACTGGAACGGCAAAAACGCGGCTTATTTCCCACGGTACGGGAATACGCCCGTATCTTCGGAATTAATCGTCAGCGGTTGGCACTGGCTAAGCCGGATGTGGTTCTAATGCATCCCGGTCCCATGAACCGGGGGTTGGAAATTGCGCCGGATATTGCTTACGGTGAGCAGTCTTCTATTCAAGAACAGGTAAAAAATGGACTGGCAGTTCGAATGGCCGCACTGTTTTTGGTTTTGATGGGAGGGAAAGAAATTGAAATTACTGCTTAA
- a CDS encoding amidohydrolase: protein MNYYTRKIIQDREAEKMEFDQEVIQLAKSLQEKTIGRRRDIHRHAEAGWTEFRTASIVADALTDLGYQVSAGDEVLVSEAMMGVPAAAELSHQAERALSQGANPKWVEKMKGGKTGVVGVMTFAKPGPTVALRFDMDANDVLETEGDRHRPYRENFSSINKGAMHACGHDGHTAVGLAVAEILVRLQDKLAGTIKLIFQPAEEGVRGAKAMTLKGIVDDVDYFLGMHFGFKMQKTGQFCCNIRGFLATTKYDAVFKGVPAHAGAAPEAGRNALLAAATAALNLHAISRHSQGASRINVGVLNGGSGRNVIPAKAVLKLETRGVTSEINQYMSSEAVRIIESAAAMYGVEVAITEMGGAAGCSNSPLLVDRLGTLVKRMGIFNDIVEQCDFGASEDCTYFMERVQERGGQAAYVMVGTDLKAGHHDSSFDFDEQALTLAIAAAAGAAVELLTAAGKRA, encoded by the coding sequence ATGAATTATTATACAAGAAAAATTATACAAGACAGGGAGGCAGAGAAGATGGAGTTTGATCAGGAAGTGATTCAATTGGCAAAATCGTTGCAGGAAAAAACGATTGGGCGGCGGCGGGATATTCACCGTCATGCAGAGGCTGGGTGGACAGAGTTCCGGACAGCTTCTATTGTTGCCGACGCTTTGACGGATTTGGGATATCAGGTGTCTGCCGGTGATGAAGTGCTGGTTTCTGAGGCGATGATGGGAGTACCGGCTGCGGCTGAATTATCACATCAGGCAGAAAGAGCCTTGTCCCAGGGGGCCAATCCTAAATGGGTGGAAAAGATGAAGGGCGGGAAAACCGGGGTTGTCGGTGTGATGACTTTTGCTAAACCGGGCCCGACGGTAGCGCTGCGGTTTGATATGGATGCCAATGATGTTTTGGAAACGGAAGGCGACCGGCACCGGCCTTACCGGGAGAATTTTTCTTCCATTAATAAAGGCGCTATGCATGCCTGTGGTCACGACGGGCATACTGCCGTTGGCTTGGCGGTAGCGGAAATACTGGTGCGTCTGCAAGACAAGCTGGCCGGGACAATCAAGCTGATTTTTCAGCCGGCGGAGGAAGGCGTTCGCGGCGCGAAAGCTATGACGCTTAAGGGTATTGTGGATGATGTGGATTATTTTTTAGGCATGCATTTTGGCTTCAAGATGCAGAAAACAGGTCAGTTTTGCTGTAATATCCGCGGCTTTTTGGCGACGACTAAGTATGATGCCGTATTTAAAGGCGTTCCGGCCCATGCCGGAGCTGCGCCGGAAGCAGGACGCAATGCATTGCTGGCAGCGGCGACTGCAGCCTTGAATCTTCACGCTATTTCCCGTCACAGCCAGGGGGCGTCCCGCATTAATGTAGGCGTTTTGAATGGTGGCAGCGGGCGCAATGTTATCCCGGCCAAGGCTGTACTAAAGCTGGAAACCAGGGGTGTTACCAGCGAGATCAATCAGTATATGTCCAGTGAGGCGGTGCGGATTATTGAAAGTGCGGCGGCCATGTACGGAGTGGAAGTAGCTATCACGGAAATGGGCGGCGCGGCAGGCTGCAGCAATTCGCCGCTTCTGGTTGACCGCTTAGGCACTCTCGTAAAACGGATGGGGATTTTCAATGACATTGTGGAACAATGCGACTTTGGTGCAAGTGAAGACTGTACTTATTTTATGGAACGGGTTCAGGAACGGGGCGGACAGGCAGCTTATGTAATGGTGGGAACTGATTTGAAAGCCGGACATCATGATTCCAGTTTTGATTTCGATGAACAAGCTCTGACGCTGGCGATTGCTGCAGCTGCCGGTGCGGCAGTGGAACTGCTGACGGCTGCTGGGAAAAGAGCCTAA
- a CDS encoding ribonuclease H family protein, with the protein MASKKYYGVRAGRVPGVYSNWGQCKQQIDGFPNAIFKSFLTEAEAKAYVNQAAKISEVQSDEKHELAIDIFVDGSYYKNQYSWAFAVYQGGKVLFADSGVGEDEEAARMNNVAGELAATVKAIKWAEANAIKPVMIHHDYMGIAAWAEGSWQAKNKFTQAYVKFIFPRSSWIRFAKVEGHTGVAGNEFVDKLAKKALGR; encoded by the coding sequence GTGGCAAGTAAAAAATATTACGGCGTCAGGGCCGGAAGAGTGCCGGGGGTTTATAGTAACTGGGGGCAATGCAAACAGCAAATTGACGGGTTCCCCAATGCAATATTTAAAAGCTTTCTTACGGAAGCGGAGGCGAAAGCATATGTAAATCAGGCGGCGAAAATTTCTGAAGTACAGAGTGATGAAAAACACGAACTTGCCATTGATATTTTCGTGGATGGCAGCTATTATAAAAATCAATATAGCTGGGCCTTTGCCGTCTATCAGGGCGGTAAGGTTTTGTTTGCGGACAGCGGCGTCGGCGAGGATGAGGAAGCTGCCAGAATGAATAATGTAGCAGGAGAATTGGCCGCTACGGTTAAGGCAATTAAGTGGGCGGAGGCGAATGCGATAAAACCGGTCATGATTCATCATGACTATATGGGCATCGCTGCCTGGGCTGAAGGGTCATGGCAAGCTAAAAATAAGTTTACGCAGGCGTATGTCAAGTTTATTTTTCCCCGGTCGAGCTGGATCCGTTTTGCCAAAGTGGAAGGGCATACCGGTGTTGCAGGCAATGAATTTGTCGATAAATTGGCAAAGAAAGCATTGGGACGCTGA
- a CDS encoding tetratricopeptide repeat-containing glycosyltransferase family protein has product MTASQCLDYGIQLTMRGEFQQAVVAFCRAIQLDPQYSRAYNNLGLVLQRMNKLAEAEIFLRRAIDLDPHDSYSYNNLGLVFLDTHRLTDAEACLRQAIELNPHCPEVYNNLGLVLEEAVRLDEAEKLYRHAIALNSRYTESYYNLGNCYKTMKRLAEAESCLKQAIRLQPDYADAAFSLATLYLLQGKYELGWQSYDALRLKQSTKRAAGIRPWRGENLTGSKILLFYEQGFGDTIQYIRYVDKIAKLASGIVLWVQKPLAGLIAASYPALTVYAGENVPPGHYDFACSLPSLPVILNTSATSIPQTVPYIKPDCGLVAKWRRRLDGICGGLLARGGIVWAGNPQHHNDRNRSIPFSLFSSLLSVKTVKWINLQVGSHAADLTTTNDAVIDFSPDLVDFSQTAGLITNLDLVITVDSAVAHLSGAMGKKTWLLVPFAPDWRWQLERKDSSWYPTLRLFRQDKPGDWTEVIARVKTALKRVES; this is encoded by the coding sequence ATGACGGCCAGTCAGTGTCTAGACTATGGAATACAATTGACGATGAGGGGAGAATTTCAACAAGCGGTTGTGGCTTTTTGCCGGGCGATTCAACTTGACCCCCAATATTCCCGGGCCTATAATAATTTGGGCTTGGTTTTGCAAAGAATGAACAAGTTGGCGGAAGCGGAGATTTTTCTCCGCCGGGCCATTGATTTGGATCCTCACGATTCATATAGCTATAATAATCTGGGGTTGGTTTTTCTCGATACTCATCGCTTGACCGATGCGGAAGCATGTCTGCGTCAGGCGATTGAACTCAATCCTCATTGTCCGGAAGTATATAATAATCTGGGGTTGGTATTAGAGGAAGCTGTTCGTTTAGATGAAGCAGAGAAATTGTATCGCCATGCCATTGCTTTGAATTCCCGGTATACGGAGTCCTATTATAATCTGGGGAACTGTTATAAAACGATGAAACGATTGGCGGAAGCCGAATCCTGTCTAAAACAGGCAATCCGGTTGCAGCCGGATTATGCTGATGCTGCATTTTCGCTTGCAACTTTGTACCTTTTGCAGGGGAAATATGAACTTGGCTGGCAATCCTATGATGCGCTGCGATTAAAGCAGAGTACGAAGCGGGCCGCGGGAATACGCCCCTGGCGGGGAGAAAACTTAACAGGATCCAAGATATTGCTTTTTTATGAACAAGGGTTTGGCGACACGATTCAATATATTCGCTATGTAGATAAAATAGCGAAGTTAGCGTCGGGAATTGTTTTATGGGTGCAGAAGCCATTAGCGGGTTTGATAGCAGCTTCTTATCCGGCTTTGACTGTTTATGCCGGTGAGAATGTACCACCGGGTCACTATGATTTTGCCTGTTCCCTACCCAGTCTGCCGGTGATACTGAATACTTCGGCAACGAGCATTCCTCAGACGGTTCCCTATATAAAGCCGGATTGCGGCTTAGTCGCAAAATGGCGGCGACGGCTTGACGGCATATGTGGCGGTCTACTGGCGCGAGGGGGTATTGTTTGGGCCGGAAATCCCCAGCATCATAATGACCGCAATCGCTCGATCCCGTTTTCGCTGTTTAGCAGCCTTTTATCTGTAAAAACGGTCAAGTGGATTAATCTGCAAGTGGGCAGTCATGCAGCTGATTTAACGACAACGAATGATGCTGTTATAGATTTTTCTCCGGATTTGGTTGATTTTTCCCAAACGGCAGGTTTGATAACAAATCTTGATTTAGTTATAACAGTGGATTCAGCAGTAGCTCATTTATCCGGGGCTATGGGAAAGAAAACATGGCTGCTCGTACCGTTTGCTCCGGATTGGCGTTGGCAGCTTGAACGAAAAGACAGTTCATGGTATCCAACGCTGCGGCTTTTCCGTCAGGACAAGCCGGGTGATTGGACTGAAGTGATAGCAAGAGTGAAAACAGCTTTAAAACGAGTGGAATCATAG
- a CDS encoding recombinase family protein: MDNKRNTSLKDLEPACFYLRKSREDQEAEARGEGETLAKHKKALFRLAKEYGVAITKVFEEIVSGESLIHRPEMLELLKEVESGSWKSVFCMDIDRLGRGGMQDQGLIIETFKNTNTKIVTPRKIYDLNDEFDEEYTEFEAFMARKELKIITRRLQGGRLRSVEDGNYLGTVPPYGYQIEKKDRSRYLVKNPEQSTAAALIWKLYQQEDMGTNKIANELNRLGYVSYTGKNWSASSILSMLKNPVYAGVIAWKKKEQKKSAEPGKKRDTKSRPRSEQIWIYDAHEPYISLDEFHKVQDKLKKKYHPPFQLINGLANPLAGLIKCELCGLSMVYRPYSNQRAHLICYNRHCHNKSSRFEYVEDAVISGLEHWLNQYRAQWDANPQAKKNNNMACLKEKELKKLQKERNELARQKDNLHDLLEKKVYDIETYLDRSKKLSERITNVDNAISETETSLANEIMRRKAQKSIMPKVKNLLDIYRKATSPEAKNKLLKSVLEYATYLKEPNQKGRDFSLVLHPKLPQ; encoded by the coding sequence GTGGACAATAAACGGAATACCAGCCTCAAAGACCTTGAGCCGGCTTGCTTCTATCTTCGCAAATCCCGTGAAGATCAGGAAGCGGAAGCCCGTGGCGAAGGAGAAACTTTAGCTAAGCATAAAAAAGCGCTTTTCCGCCTTGCCAAAGAATACGGCGTAGCTATTACGAAGGTGTTTGAAGAAATAGTTTCGGGGGAAAGCCTCATCCACCGACCGGAAATGCTGGAATTACTTAAAGAAGTCGAAAGCGGCAGCTGGAAATCGGTATTTTGCATGGATATTGACCGGCTTGGCCGCGGCGGCATGCAGGACCAGGGACTTATCATTGAAACGTTTAAAAATACAAATACTAAAATAGTTACGCCGCGCAAAATATACGATTTAAACGATGAATTTGACGAAGAATACACCGAATTTGAGGCGTTTATGGCCCGAAAAGAATTGAAGATCATTACCCGGCGCCTGCAAGGCGGTCGGCTGCGCTCCGTTGAGGACGGCAACTATCTTGGCACTGTGCCGCCATACGGCTACCAGATTGAGAAAAAGGATCGCAGCAGGTATTTGGTTAAAAATCCGGAGCAAAGTACCGCCGCCGCGTTAATTTGGAAACTATACCAACAGGAAGATATGGGGACTAACAAAATTGCCAATGAATTAAACCGGCTCGGCTATGTTTCATACACGGGGAAAAACTGGTCTGCTTCTTCTATCCTGTCGATGCTGAAAAATCCGGTCTATGCCGGTGTTATAGCCTGGAAGAAAAAAGAACAAAAAAAATCTGCTGAACCCGGAAAAAAGCGGGATACCAAATCCCGGCCCCGCAGTGAACAAATTTGGATATATGATGCTCATGAACCTTACATTTCCCTTGATGAATTTCACAAGGTTCAGGATAAACTAAAAAAGAAGTACCATCCTCCATTTCAGCTTATTAACGGTTTAGCCAATCCGCTTGCCGGACTAATCAAGTGCGAACTGTGCGGCCTGTCCATGGTTTACAGGCCATACTCCAACCAAAGAGCCCACCTCATATGCTACAACAGACATTGCCATAACAAAAGCAGCCGTTTTGAATATGTAGAGGATGCGGTTATAAGCGGTCTTGAACATTGGCTCAATCAGTACCGTGCCCAATGGGACGCCAATCCCCAGGCAAAAAAAAATAATAACATGGCCTGCTTAAAAGAAAAAGAACTAAAAAAGCTGCAGAAAGAACGTAATGAGCTAGCCCGGCAAAAGGACAATTTACACGATCTGCTTGAAAAAAAAGTCTATGATATAGAAACCTATCTGGACAGGTCAAAAAAGCTTTCCGAACGAATCACAAACGTTGACAATGCCATATCCGAAACTGAGACCAGCCTGGCAAATGAAATCATGCGCCGAAAAGCCCAAAAAAGCATTATGCCGAAAGTAAAAAATCTTCTGGACATTTATCGAAAGGCGACAAGTCCGGAAGCAAAAAACAAACTACTGAAGTCAGTTTTGGAGTATGCGACATACTTAAAAGAGCCAAATCAAAAAGGGCGAGACTTCTCGCTCGTGCTGCACCCTAAGCTGCCGCAGTGA
- a CDS encoding recombinase family protein — protein MKQTKENTEQIAIYSRKSKFTGKGESIENQVELCRQYIRAHYPNCNDESILIYEDEGFSGKNTERPHFKKMMADARANTFSAIVCYRLDRISRNIGDFAKLIEELDGLNVSFISIKEQFDTSSPMGRAMMYISSVFSQLERETIAERIRDNMHELAKTGRWLGGRTPTGYKSESVEKITVEGKTKKACKLTLIPEEAEIIKQIYRVFLETNSLTKTETYFIQNGYKTKNNKLFTRFALRNILTNPVYMIADEDAYRYLVENEVELFAEKEDFDSTHGIMAYNRTIQKSGKANQIRPMDEWIVAVGKHIGLIKGTEWITVQEYLEQNRSKSFRKPRSNVALLSGLLFCTCGDYMRPKLSKRLDAHGEFIYSYLCAMKEKSRSHVCQMKNANGNMLDRVVCEEIKRLGADSSEFIRQLELGKKQLEGNREEYDDNLDRLRGVLAENEKEITALVSSLTKAAGTAAESYIVKQIDELHGKGEIMKSHISEMESLTASHALSNIEFDIIRQMLTTFRDTIDDMSVEQKRAALRTFVKKVVWDGENVHVYLFGSDDSAGIELPPDEFLSESGDGPTETEGNTAEPLRENSK, from the coding sequence GTGAAGCAAACGAAAGAAAATACGGAACAGATTGCCATTTATTCTCGTAAATCTAAATTTACAGGGAAGGGCGAAAGTATCGAAAATCAAGTCGAGCTATGCAGGCAGTATATTCGTGCCCATTACCCTAATTGCAATGACGAAAGTATCTTAATATATGAAGATGAAGGATTTTCGGGAAAAAATACGGAGCGTCCTCACTTTAAGAAGATGATGGCTGATGCAAGGGCAAATACCTTTTCTGCTATCGTCTGCTATCGCCTTGACCGCATAAGCCGTAACATAGGTGACTTTGCCAAGCTGATTGAGGAATTGGATGGTTTGAATGTTTCCTTTATTTCTATTAAGGAACAATTTGATACTTCTTCTCCTATGGGTAGAGCCATGATGTATATTTCCTCTGTATTTTCGCAGCTAGAGCGTGAAACGATAGCTGAGCGTATCCGTGATAATATGCACGAGTTAGCCAAAACCGGCCGTTGGCTTGGTGGCAGAACGCCCACAGGGTATAAGTCTGAATCAGTGGAGAAGATAACGGTAGAAGGAAAAACAAAAAAAGCCTGTAAGTTAACACTCATTCCCGAAGAAGCAGAAATCATTAAACAGATTTATAGAGTGTTTTTGGAAACAAATTCACTGACAAAAACGGAAACGTACTTCATTCAAAACGGTTATAAAACGAAAAACAACAAATTGTTTACCCGCTTTGCTCTCCGTAATATTCTTACCAATCCGGTATATATGATTGCTGATGAAGATGCTTATCGTTACCTAGTCGAAAACGAGGTAGAATTGTTTGCCGAAAAAGAAGATTTTGACAGCACGCATGGCATCATGGCCTATAACCGTACGATTCAAAAGTCCGGTAAGGCTAACCAAATACGCCCCATGGACGAATGGATTGTGGCTGTGGGGAAGCACATAGGTCTAATCAAAGGTACGGAATGGATTACGGTACAGGAATATTTAGAACAGAATCGGTCTAAGTCCTTCCGTAAACCCAGAAGCAATGTCGCGCTGCTTTCCGGTCTTTTATTTTGCACCTGCGGTGACTATATGCGTCCTAAACTAAGTAAACGCCTAGATGCACACGGAGAGTTTATTTATTCTTATCTTTGTGCCATGAAGGAAAAGAGTCGTTCTCATGTCTGTCAGATGAAGAACGCTAATGGAAATATGCTTGACAGAGTTGTGTGTGAAGAAATAAAAAGACTTGGCGCAGACAGCTCAGAATTTATCCGTCAGCTTGAACTCGGGAAAAAACAACTGGAAGGCAATCGTGAAGAATATGACGATAATTTAGATCGCCTGCGCGGTGTGCTTGCGGAGAATGAAAAAGAGATTACCGCGCTGGTATCGTCACTCACTAAAGCGGCGGGCACAGCAGCCGAGAGTTATATTGTTAAACAAATTGATGAGCTGCACGGCAAGGGCGAAATAATGAAAAGCCATATTTCTGAAATGGAGAGCCTTACAGCCAGTCATGCCCTTTCTAATATTGAGTTTGATATTATCCGTCAGATGCTCACAACCTTTAGGGATACGATAGACGATATGAGCGTTGAACAAAAACGCGCCGCCTTACGCACCTTTGTGAAAAAGGTAGTTTGGGACGGCGAGAATGTTCATGTATATTTATTTGGCTCTGACGACAGCGCTGGAATTGAATTGCCGCCGGATGAATTCCTTTCGGAGAGCGGCGATGGACCTACTGAAACTGAGGGGAATACTGCTGAGCCGTTGCGTGAGAATAGCAAATGA